The window CAAGCATGTAGGCACCAGACAGGTGTTCTGGCTGCTGCCCCCACTGTGAGCCACCTGTTTGTCAGCTGGTCATGTCTTGTGTGAGGCTGTGTAGTGGTCCCTaaagatatccatgtcctaatccctagaaccttgACTGTCATTTTATATGGCAACAGAGATTTTGCAGAGGTGACTAAGAATTTAGAGGCGGGAAGATGTAGATATTAAAGAATCTGGCGAGTCTTTGTCCCCTGCTCCTGGCAGGCATCATCTATACCTTTGGGATTTCCCGAGTGCTTGGAGTGTCTTTGTCATTCGTGGGGGCCCCTTGGACCATACCTGAGTTATACTGAGGAGATGACTCAGGGTGGGGGTTGGTCATACCAGGACGACCAACCAGGAGGTGTGGGACCTTCAACCACTGGACCTccatggaggggaggagggctggagaTGGAGTGCAATCGTGTAGCCACTGATTCAATCAACCACACCTTCAAGATGAAATCCCAATGAAAACTCTGGACACCAACGCTCAGAGGAGCTTCCTGGTCGGTGAAAACATCACCGTGCCAGGAAAGGGATATGTCCTGAGTCCATGGGGACAGAGCACAGAAGCTCTGTGTTTGGGACCCTTCTGGCCCTCGCCATATGGGTCTCTTCATTTGGCTAGTATGGATTTGTGTCCTTTATAgagctttcctgagttctgtgagtcactcTAGTGAATTATAGAACCAGAGGGATTGTGAGATCCTCTGAATTTGTATCAGTTGGTCAGAATCAGTTGGTCCAAAGTGTGGGTGGCCTACAGGCACCCCCAAACTTGCAGCTCGTGTCTGCAGTGAGGACAGTCTTGTTAGGAGCTATACCTTTAACCTGTGGGTGGGTCTGCACTAACTCAGGTGATTAGTGCCACAGTTGTATTGGTATTACAGGGGATTatttggattatctgggtgggccttaACTGCAATCACAAGCATCCCTATaagaagggaggcagagggagatttgacacaGAAGAAGGCAATGTGATCAGTGAAGCAAGATACTGCCCTACTGATTTTGAATATGgaagaaggggccatgagccagggAAGGTGAGGAATGAagctctagaagctagaaaaggcagagaaacagTTTCTCCCCTGGAGTTTCCAGAGGAGCCTGGTCCTGGTGACACCTGGATTTTGGCCCAGTAAATCTAATTTTGGACTTCTGCCTTGCAGAGCTGTAAGAgaatgtgtgttgtttttaagccaccaagctggtggtcatttgttacagcagctccaGGAAACTTATACACTCCTCCAAGCCGACTGTCTGGAAATCCATCAGTCTGGGCAACAGTCCAGTAGGTATGTTATCTGTCCGGGACTCAGGTGGCTCCTGGGCCTGGTTAGTGCCTCGCCCTGGGCTGCAGTAGTTCAGCACCCAGAGAAGGATTGGGGTTCACTGGAAGGTCTCCCTTGGCCAGGGAGTCTGGGTGGTGTTCCCTCTTCTGCCTGTTCAGTCGCTGCTCTCATGGCTGGGCATCCTGGGGTCTCCCAAAGGGCTGCCCAGAACTAAAGGTTGCTAGCCTGTCCTTCCCCTCAGTTGGACCTGTCTCCACTGGAAATTCTGGGAGAGCCCCCAGGTCTCCAGGACGGGAGCAGGAAACTTTGGGAGTGCAGGGTGAATTCAGATCAAAAGTCCCCAGCTGATAAAGCCAGGCTCAGTGCACCCCCCCAAATGGGTTCAGCCATACTCACACATCCCAACACCCTCTGCTTGCAAATCCCATTGTTTCTCGAAAAGTCCATCTTCTCTGGGATGTATTTCCTGATCGCTCCACCCAGTGGCCACAGAACCTAGGTGCCCAAGACAgagggccctgctcctcagaTTCAGGCAGCCCCACTCCCACTTCCCTCAGGGCCTTGTCTCAGACTGTCAGATCTCCATGGTGGGGTGACAATATCCTCAAGGAGAGGCCACCCCTGCAGTATTCCAGCATGGTTCCTCCCCTGGAGGTGTGGCTCCTCCAAATGCATCACGTGGCATTCGTGTATTCCCTCCTTTGAGTCACTGGTCACCTTGTTCCTGTGCCCAGCTAGatcagaaggggtgggggggagcactGGGTCTGAGTCATTCCTGTGTGCCTAGGGCCTGACAGCCATCCTGGCCAAGTGCAGGTTACTCACTGAGCTTTGGGACATCATAGGGCCCGGACGTCACTTAGAGAGGCCAGGGTCACTCACAGGGCTAATATTAGGGTCTCCGGGATAAAACTTAGAACAGCTCACCAAAGCCACGAACCCAGATTCATTTCTCAAGCATTTATTGATGCTTCCCAGGGCTGTGAAGACAGCTCCCAAAACCCCTATCTGTGATGCCTCCCAGTCCGGGGGAAAATGCAAGAAAACCAAACAGCTCCATCGCTGAGTTAACTTGCTTTGGTTAgcgaggagggaggtggggtccGTGGACCGGCTGAGCCGGGatttgggtgggggtggaggcctGGTTATGTCTGTGTGAGGGCTCCTGGTGAGGTTGGAGTGGAGGTCCCAGTACCCGTACCTGCCTGGGTTGGGTGGGACGGTTCTCAGTAGTCATgggtggagggggaaaaaaaatcaatggcgGTGGGCGGCGCCAGGACGGTGAACAGCTCAGGCGATCGCCCTCGGGGTGCGGCTTGCGGGCACTGGGCGGGGTCAGCAGCTGCGCCTCTTCTCACAGATCCAGTTGTCCCTCTCGTTGTCGCACGGTGCGTCGTTCCACATCCCTGTGCGTAGCATCATAGCGCAGTCCTCACGCCCCATAGAGTCATTGGGCTCCCCCACGTTCCAGTGGCTGCAGAGGTTTGTCGGGGGTGTTTCTGGGAGTCAGGATGGGCCTGGCGTCCAGCCCTGAGGATCTACCCTGTTTATTGCTTGGGTCTAACCTAGACACCCTGAGGGTCTAATTTGAGCATGCCCCTGGGATATCACTTTCTAATTCCCGGAATTTAACCCTCAGCCAGGTCCTCGGGGTCTGGCCTGCCCATCCCAACCGAGTGCCTGAGATCGGGCCAAAGCACCTCCCGTAGGGCCtggcctgtccctctccccaagTCCCTTCCCTCACCTGAAGCTGAGCGGGACTCCGTCTACCCACTGGTAGCCCTGGATCTTGCGCACGCGGCGCACCGCCCTCAGGCCCAGCCAGTAACCGCGGCCTCGCGTGTTCCGACTCAGGAAGCCCTGCGCGGGGAAATGAGAGCGAGCCCGCTGAGTCGGCCTCGCCCCTCTCCCCGGGCCACGCCCCCTCAGGTGAATCCCGCCCCCCGCCTGGGACCGCCGGGGGCTGCGCACCTGCTCATCCAGGTCCCCGACAATCACCAAGTGTCCGCCTGCGCCCGCGCAGTTGCGCTGCGACTCCTCCCACGTGGCCCGCTGGACGGAGAAAAGGTAGCAGGAGCCCTGGAAGGGCAGCCATGATGCGGGGCACTCCTCACAGGACCCTGTGGGGTGGCGAGAGTCAAAGACGTGAACTGCTCCCTGGTAGAGCAGACGGAAAAAACCGGGGGGCCGGGGAGGTGGACCCCCGAGGTCTAGGGGCGCAGGCGCAGAGGACAGGCCAAGGTCAAGGGGCAGGACAGGGCTGATCAAGGAACCCCGAGGCACACAGGTAGGGTCCActtgtcccctccctctctcccctctgtcttGCTCACTGTTCCCCAGCCGGACGGCCTCCAGAGCCCTGAACAGCTCACTGCGGATGTCCTCGCGGTCCCTGCCCGCTTCAGCCAAGCTCTGGGTCACTGCGAAGTCAAGGGAGTTCAGGTTATAGTTCAGGTCAGGGTCAGGAGTAGGGTCATGATTAGCTAAAGGTCAGCATCCATGTCCGTGGTCAGGGTCATGGCCAGGAATGACATCACGGTCAAGGACTGTGCTCGCTGGTCCGGGCCGAGTTGCGGTTGGGGTTAGGAGTTGTAATCAAGATCAGAGTCCAGCTGTCAGAGGTCAGGATCACAGGATAGGGTCGCGGTAACCCTAACCAGGACAGGTGTCAGTGTGTGCATCAAGGGTCGAGTGACAGCCGGGAGGAGGGATTAGGGGTCGAGGCAATGTCCAGCTCTCACCGCGATCGCTCAGCTCTTTCAGGGCACTCTCTTGCTGGATCAGCTTTGCCTGCGCCTCCCCAAGCTCGGTGCGTGCCCTCTGCAGCAGCGCCTGTGTCCCCAAGCCTGGGAAGGAGGGGCgaaaggggaggaggatgggcgCGGGACGTCAGTAACCCACCCGTCTGGCCCCCACCTGCCGCAAACCCCGCCCCCGCTCGCCTCCTCCAATCCCGGcccaagccccgcccccagcacgCGGGTCTCACAGCAGCTGTTGCAGGCTCGGACCTCCTGGCTCAAAGCACCCAGCGCCGCCGTCTGCTCCGAGGCTGGAATGATCCCCGCCCGCCCCACAAACACTCCAGGTCACCTGCGGGGACTCACAGGACACCCTTCCCGGTTCCGGGACCAGCCCCCGGGACCGAGGGGTCCCCACCCACCCACTACCCTATCTCCAGGGTCCTAAACACTCTGGCCCCGCacgccccggggtgggggggcctaaGAGTCGCCGTTCTGCACGCACCGTTTGTCCGCAGCAGGTCCTGGTGGCCAAGCAGCGCTCCTCGCTCTGTGGAGGCTGAGGGGAAGAGGCTCCTGCAGGTGCGGCCCGGGGACTCGGGAACTCTCCCCTCGCCCACGGGGTGCAGGGGCCCCCAGTCTTGGGAGGCACAGAAGGGGTGGGCAAGCATACAGCACACGtgatgtgcacacacacccaggggaGACAAACACATGGGGACATGCACCCACATTCATGCACGCACTGACATATACATGTGGGTGCACACAGCCCAAAGATGTGCACAAACTCTGTTCACACGCGTTCACACTCAGACCCAGGCAGGGGTCTAGAACCCAGCTGGCGAGTCCTGAGACAGAGGGAAGGTCTATGTCCCCAGGGTGGCTTGACACAACCTCCCCTCATTATGTGGTCACTCACCTTTAGAGATTAGGATGCTCAGAATGAGGGCCCACAGGACTGTGGCTACCACCAGAACCAGGCCCACGAAGAGGAGTCTCCGTCCCCAGTGTCCCCAGCGTCCCCAGTGCCCTAGGATAACACAGATGGACTCCTGGGTCTCTCCTGCACCAGGACCGCCCTGGGTCTCTGGGCCCttaggatggagccctgggcgCTTGAGTTCCTCCCAaggaactgagattcagagaagttaagtaacttgctcatgGTCACACAAGCTCTCAGTGGCAGAGTTAGAATTAGAATCCAGGTCCAGCTAGTTCTAGTGCCTGTGGTGTCTCTCCTGTACCCACTACTTGGACCCCCTCTTGGCTATTcgcctcccttcccccatcaaACTCCAAACCACTGACCAGAGAGACCCAAGCCGGTGAAGCAGTCCCATTGCTCATACCTCCAGGGACTTCCTCGAGCCCGTCGACCCACTTGCTGTACCCGACAGTGTCCATGGTGAGCAGGCGCCCAGCCCTGGGCATAGATATAAATGTAGCCCCCTCCCAGTCCCGCctactcttttccttccttccgcTCTCCTTCCTCTCAGTTCCTGGTACTGGGACCCATAGACCAATCAAAGGGCTGGGCCCTTCCTGGTCTGGGCTGGTTTAGCAGTAAGGATGAAGTGGGATGGGGGCAGTGGAGTCAGAGGTGAGGGGTAGAAGGGGGTTGAGCAGGGTAAaaggagtggtggtggtggtggtggtggtggtggtgtgtgtgtgtgtctatgtgtctgtgtgcagTTCCAGTCTCCCTAGCCAGGCAGCTGCAGCAACATTTCCAGACTGGTGCTGGGGGCTTCATTTTGGAGCTCACCCCCATCTCTTATAAGTCTGGAGCCAGGCTTCCTCCTGAGAGGAACAGGCTGAACCCAGCCAAGTTCTGGCCCCTTCCAGGGGGTTCCTGAGAAAGCCTGCTGGGCCAGCTCAGCTTCCCTCCTCAACTTCCCTGCAGCTTCCTGGAGGCTGAAGTGGCCCCTGACCTTAATTCAATCCTTCTTGGCCAGAAGGGAGAACATAGATGTTTGTTGGGTTGTGGCCAGCTAAGCTTCTGGACTCTATtactgggtgggtgggtgggtggggtgtaTGTATGTAGTTTCAAGAAGCCTCggtttttctcctctgtgaaaagGGGGACACTGACAGGTCCTTCCTCCAAAGTATTCTGAGATAAAGACATGAGGTTATGCACGCCAAGCCCTGGCACCATCCCCGGGCACAAAACCCACTaaatgttcattcattctttcagtaaatattggACAGCTACCGTGTGCCAGGCATCAATCTAGGAATTGGGTGTGCATCAATGTCCCAAAAGAAGCAAATTCCTTCCTTCTCGGAGCACACATTCTAGGTGCGggtagagacagacagacaaataaataacGCACATaatgaaaaagcaagttgcaTAGCATAGTGGTTCTCAACCGGGGGTGATTATGCCCCCCAGGAGACATTGGGctgtgtctggagacatttgtgGTTATCACAGTTTGGGAGGGTAGGTGCTACTGACATCTAGGGGgtggagaccagggatgctgctaaacatcccctAACACACAAGACAGCCCCCCAGAGTGAGGAATGATCCGCCCCCTAATGTCAATAATGCCGAGGGTCAGAACCCTAATGTCATATAATAAGTCATAAGTGCcataaaaaaaagggaaggaaaagtcaAGCAGCATAAAAGGCTtgggtgctggggctggggcagtggCTGGTCAGTGGGCCTCACtgagaaggacaaatattattttttttatcaagcACTTCCCACATTCCAGCCCCTCCGGTAGATGCGTGAACACATCCCACCTTCCcaaatcctctcaacaaccctcAGAAATAAACATTATccaccttttatttaaaaatttcattcaatGCCTATTTTCCTACCTTGTTTCAGAAAGAAATGAGACAGACAtgataaaagaagatgaaaagacagaggatgaggcgcttgggtggctcagttggttaagcatctgcctttggctcaggtcatgatcctggggtcctgggatggagccccacatcgagccccctgctcagcagggagtctgtttatctctctctctccttctgctcttcccccagtcatgttctctctctctctctcaaataagtaaaatcttaaaaaaaaaaaaaaagatgaaaagacagagGCAAAAGAGAAATGAGGATCAGGAAGGGAACATGAATCTAAGAGATGAATCTGGTGCACAAAATTTAGCCAGAGATATCGGGCTCTTGATAAATGCAGCAGGAAAGTAGGGTCAGACATCTGAGAATGCGCAGCAAATTCTCTCAGAGGAATCTCTCCAACAGATGTGTAGACCAAGTCCCCATCGAACTTTCCATAAATACAATAGCAATTTTCTACCTTTGGGCTGACGTGGACGGCTTCATGGTCAGGTGTGGTTTTAGGGAAAACAGGCTCGTTTTAACTCAAAGCGAATGGCCGTCCCCACTGTTGGGGTGCTTTTAACAAGTTTCTGGAAGCAGTGAGTTTGAGACCACAGAGAGAAGCTGGCTGAGTGAGGCGCGAGCCACGGGCTTTGGTGGGGTGGCCAAACCTGAGAGGGGTCTGTCCCtgacgctcgctctctctaaatgAGAATCCTGAGCCAAGAGGAAATCATTTAAGTACAGTGGGAGGAACTATGCCTCATATGGACTCAGGACATGTAAAATGTCACCAATGAGCCAGATGATAACCTCAGGCAAATAATTTACTCTCTTGGTAccccatttcttcatctttagcATCAACAAGTGATAGAGCTTTTGTTACCCAATTCATTATGTTTCTGTGGTGATGTAGAAGACAGCGGTGAATGTActgtgaaatatttaatttactatACAAGTACAGGATACTATTTAATGTAATGGAGTCTATGTTTACTAAAGACATTGCTGTGGTCCTGTATTACTGGACCAGTGTGGAACACCAGTTGGGGCTAGTCACGGGCTTCAATGGATACGGGAAGGCATCTATCACTGGCACTCAATCACACACACCCTGCAGGAATTTTCAATGATAGACTCAAAGGTTTCTTTAGAAATGATCTTGATCCTACCTGTTCACAGATAGCAGGCAACTAAGACcccatggtttttttgttttaaagatttttatttatttatttgacagagagagacccagcaagagagggaacacaagcagggggagtgggagagggagagggagaagcaggcttcctgccgagcagggagcccgatgcggggctcgatcccaggaccctgggatcatgacctgagctaaaggcagacgcttaatgactgcgccacccaggcaccccaagacccCATGGTTTTAAGTCAAAAggttgtgattattttttttaacaattttttaaaagatttttaatttttttattagacagggagagagtacaagcagggggagcggcaggcagagggagagggagaagcaggctccctgctcagcagggagcccgatgtggggctcaatcccaggaccccgagatcacgacctgagccgaaggcagacgcttaaccatctgagccacccaggtgccccatggttgtgatttttttttttttaagattttatgtattttgagagggagagagagagaatgagtggggcagggaggagcagagggagaaagagaagcagattccctgctgagcagggagcctgactcggggctcgatcttaggacccttgGAACGTGTcccaagctgaagtcagacacttaaccaactgagccacccaggtgaccctaaaatgtacatatttaaagtgtacagtttggtgaGTTTTGACTAACCCATGAAACCACCATAATCTGGATGGTgaatgcaaccatcaccacccaGAGTTTCCTGTGCTGCTTGGTAAGCCTCCCTCTTTATCCCTCAGCtaccactgatctgttttttgtctttagatttgtttgcattttctagagttttgtataaatggcatcatacagCATGTAGCCTCTTGAGACTGGCTTCATTCGCTCAGCATAAttattctgagattcatccacgttgttgcattAACACTTCATTCCTTCCTACTGCTGTGTAAAATTTCGTTGTGTGGATATGCCAGTTTGATTATATACTCACCtgctggtggacatttgggctgtttccagttatggctatcatgaataaaactgctgtgaaCTTTTGTGAGCAAGTAGTTTCGTGCATATAtgctctcatttctcttgggtatatacctaggagtagatgATTGCATTATATGGTAGGTAcgtttcattttttaagaaactgccaaattattttccaaaatggctatgccatttttcattcccaccagtgATGCATGAGAGTTCCGTTTCCTCCCTCATTCTTGCCAGCACATGGCacggtcagtctttttaattttggccattctctTATTTGCGTAGTGTGatttttaattggcatttccttgataattaatgatgtggagcatcttttcatatgcttctttGCCACCTGAGTATTTTCTTTGGTGACCTGTCTCTTcggatcttttgcccatttaaagaAATGGGTTGCCTCGTTCCATCTGAGAGAGCAAGATGGGTCCCCAGTAGCTCTACTGGAGCCATCCAAGGAAGTTTGGCCAGGGTTGTCATTCTCACTGTGTCTGTTCAAATCGGCACCATCTGATCTGGAAATATGGCCTCATTATGTGCTGTCAGTGTCTCCGTCAGTATGCGAAGGATCCAGGCTTCACTATGTTGGATTGAGTGAACTTCCTTCCAAGAGACCTACCTTAACTGCCAATATCTGAGATATCTACAATGCTAACTcattgtacataaaataaaaacacttcaattgtgagtgtttttaaaaaatgggttgcttcttttcttattgttttaagagttatttatatatcctGGTAacaaatcttttatcagatatgtgacttTCCAAtcttttctcctagtctgtgttttttttttcttttcattctcttaacagcgtctttcattttttcttttttctttttttttaaattttatttatttatttgagagagaatgagagagagcacatgagaggggttagggtcagagggagaagcagactccctgctaagcagggagcctgatgcggggctcaatccagggactccaggatcatgacctgagccgaaggcagtcgctgaaccaactgagccacccaggtgccctctttcttttcttttctttttttttgaggactaatttcttttttttttttttttaagattttatttacttatttgtcagagagagagagagagctcacaagcagggaaagcaggaggcagagggagaagcagggtccccgttgagtaaggagcctgatgcgggactcgatcccaggaccctgggatcctgacctgagctgaaggcagacgcttaaccaactgagccacccaagtgtcccattAACAGCATCTTTCAAAGAgcaaagttttacatttttcaatttatccatttttctttcatggattttgcttttggtgttctaTCTAGGAAATCTTTGCCCAATCCAAAAATTTCTCCTATGTTCTTCCCAGAAATTTTATAGTGTTGGGTTTTACATTAGATCTTTGATAcagtttgagttaattttgtagaAGGTGCGAGATCTTATAATTGAAGTTCATTTGGGGGGGGCATATTAATTTGAAATGTTGTTAAACTAGAGGCAAGTTGAAGTCTAAAAAGGTATAGCAGAGTGGTAAAGAGCAGGGCTGTGGAGAAAAAAGAGCCTGGGGTTGATTCTTGGCGGTGTCACTATAAGCCTTGAGTTCCTCCTCTACAAAATGGAAGTAGTAAAGGGTTGTCAGTGCCCTGTCCACATTCCTTTGGCATTCACCTCTCTTATTGTAAACTCCTGGAACTCTTTGCCCGAGGGGTTTTTTGCTTTCATCAAAGTGGAGGGCAGGCTGGACGTGCAAGAGAGTTAATGTTCTGGGTTAGGATGACTCTGAGTCGCGTGTtctaaactgtcttccagaggTGCCCAGGGGGATTGAACTCTAGTTGCCCACAGGAGTACCTGCTCATGAGCACACCCTGAATTGACTCTTCTCCTCCCTGTCCCATTTCCTTAGTTTCCTCTTGGGGCCTCTAGAATCACCCCCACGCAAGCTACAAAATTTCAAAGTCTTAAGCTCTGCTTCTGGGGTGGCCCAGAGACTCCTAGTCTGTATCAAGAGGTCAGCAGAGTAACACGCACAGCCTGACAGGGATCCCTACGAGGTAGCCGTTCTTGTCGCTGACATTATCATCCTCGCTCCTCGTTGCCATCCAAGGTCAACTGGGACCCCTAGTAAATGAAGTTATCCATGTTCAAGGAGAGAGTCTgccagaaaatatttaagaattgtTGATTTGTACCTCGTTTTCCTGGGGGGTAACCTAAAAAGGCGACTATCAACATGATGATAACGCTAGATTGCTTCTACAAGATGGGCAGGAACCCAAAGCTCAGAGAGGAAGGTGGCTCGTGGAAGCCCCCCAGCCAAGAAGTGTTGGTGCTCTAATCCAAGGTCACGTAGCTCTCGCTACAGTTACTCTTCTCTCAGTTATTGTGAGACTGAAAAATCCTGGCCGCAAATTCCTTCCTCTTGGCTGCACCTGTGTCTCTGGATGTGACCGTTCTTCCTCCCAACCAGAGGTGGAGTCTCTTCTCCATCCCACTGGAATGTGCACTGATCCCGTGACTTGCTTTAACCAATCAGTGTATAGCAGCAGCTCCACGTGACTTCCCAGCCTTGGCCCCAGAATGCCTTGCAGCTTCTGCCTTCATGCTCCTGGGATGGTGCCTGCTGCCATATTAGAGAATCTGACTTAGTTTTGTGATGCTGGGAAAGCGGTCCAGCCGGCCTCCAGCAACAAAGGTTCCTCTTGGCCCTTCCAGCTGTTTCCCATGCAAATCCAACCACCCAGATGATTCAGAGCAAGGCCAGGAAAGGAACCACATCAGTCAACCCACGGAATTGGGAACAATTAGATTGctgtgttttaagccaccaatttGTGGGATAGCTTGTTATAGTGCATCAGATAACTGAAACAACCATCAACCTGGACAGGCACACCCTTGGGCCCCAAGCGGACGCAGCAGTTATGATGGAATCTGGGACGAACTGTGAGGGGGTCCGCTCtccccaggcgccctgggagggCAGTGGGTGCGTCAGAGAACGCTTCCAGACCGAGGCCAGGCAGCTCTTTTTTACTTTCAGCATCAGCATTCTTGGAAGTGTGACTCTCCAGAACCTCAGCCTCCACTCAGGCCTCAACACAACCATCTGGCCGCTGACCCTACAGCTTCCGCAGGgctctggcttccctgctccaacaGCTTCCTCACGGAACCCGGATTGTGGATTTTTTGTGGATTTCTCTGGCGTATGTTTGCATAAGTGGCCACATCCTCCTTCCTGTGGCTTCTGGGACACCTCATGTTTGTCATGAGCTACTCAGTGTCAGGCACttttctaggcactggagattcAACAAGGTACAAAATCGGCAAAAGTATTTGGTTTTGTGGAGATCACAATCGTGTGGAAGGGAAGACAattaacaaatgaacaaatatgcACCAGGTGTTATCATGTCATAGAGTGATAAATCTATACATTGTACTGTGCTGTCCCCCCTAGGGATAAATCAGAGGAAGGAGATGTGATTGGGGGCAGCTGTTTTAGGTAGGATGGTCAGGAAAGGACTTTCTGAAAAAGCaacatttctttggaaaacagtttgaaagtTTCTCAAACAGTTCACCTTAGAATGACCACGTGACCCAGcggttccactcctaggtatctacctaagagaattgaaaacgtatccacaggggtgcctgggtggctcagttggttaagtgtctgctttcagctcaggtcatggttccaaggtcctgggattgggccccgcttcgggctccctgcttgacggggggcctgcttctctctctccctttgatgctcccactgcttgtgctcttctgctctctctctgccaaataaataaat of the Halichoerus grypus chromosome 1, mHalGry1.hap1.1, whole genome shotgun sequence genome contains:
- the CLEC4G gene encoding C-type lectin domain family 4 member G isoform X2, giving the protein MDTVGYSKWVDGLEEVPGGHWGRWGHWGRRLLFVGLVLVVATVLWALILSILISKASTERGALLGHQDLLRTNGLGTQALLQRARTELGEAQAKLIQQESALKELSDRVTQSLAEAGRDREDIRSELFRALEAVRLGNRSCEECPASWLPFQGSCYLFSVQRATWEESQRNCAGAGGHLVIVGDLDEQGFLSRNTRGRGYWLGLRAVRRVRKIQGYQWVDGVPLSFSHWNVGEPNDSMGREDCAMMLRTGMWNDAPCDNERDNWICEKRRSC
- the CLEC4G gene encoding C-type lectin domain family 4 member G isoform X1, coding for MDTVGYSKWVDGLEEVPGGHWGRWGHWGRRLLFVGLVLVVATVLWALILSILISKASTERGALLGHQDLLRTNASEQTAALGALSQEVRACNSCCLGTQALLQRARTELGEAQAKLIQQESALKELSDRVTQSLAEAGRDREDIRSELFRALEAVRLGNRSCEECPASWLPFQGSCYLFSVQRATWEESQRNCAGAGGHLVIVGDLDEQGFLSRNTRGRGYWLGLRAVRRVRKIQGYQWVDGVPLSFSHWNVGEPNDSMGREDCAMMLRTGMWNDAPCDNERDNWICEKRRSC